From Halomarina ordinaria:
CGCCTCGCGGCCGGCCTCCCTCCGCTCGGGGACGACGGCGTCCTCCAGGTCGAAGACGACGACGTCGGCGCCCGTGCCGGGGGCTTTCCGCATGAGGTCGGGCTTGTCACCGGGCGAGAAGAGGACGCTCCGTCGTGGCATACCGGAGGGAGTCCGCGAGGGCTCTTGAATCCGGGCGGTCGGGGCCGACCCGGGGGTCTAATACCCCGCCCGGCGCAGTCCCCGCCATGACCGGCCTCTACTACGAGGAGTTCGAGGTGGGCCAGACCATCGACCACGAGAAGCGCCGGACGGTGAGCGAGAGCGACAACCAGCGCTTCTGCGACATGACGATGAACCAGCAGCCGCTCCACCTGGACGGCGAATTCGCCGCCGAGACCGACTTCGAGCGACGACTCGTCAACGGCCTCTACACGATGTCGCTCGCCGTCGGCCTCTCGATTCCCGATACGACCGACGGCACCATCGTC
This genomic window contains:
- a CDS encoding MaoC family dehydratase; amino-acid sequence: MTGLYYEEFEVGQTIDHEKRRTVSESDNQRFCDMTMNQQPLHLDGEFAAETDFERRLVNGLYTMSLAVGLSIPDTTDGTIVANLSYDDVEHPAPVFHGDTVRARTTVVDKRETSDGERGVVTMRVEAFNQDDDLVCSFERTALSLKRP